The genomic window GTACCTTAGAAGTAAAGTGTCCATTTTCTCTTCGAGAAAATGGAAATTTACAGGAGTATGCAAGTCGAAAGGACTCCTGTCTTGAATGTGATAAAACTGGTAcagtaaaaatgaataaaaaacataagTACTATTACCAGGTGCAAGcacaaatatttatttgtaaactTAATTATTGTGACTTTGTTGTCTGGTGTCCTAATTTTATATTTATCGAAAGAGTTTTACCAGACATAAAATTTTGGGAAGAAATTAAAGATAAAGTcctaaattttcatgcaaaagtAATTATGCCTGAACTTTTAGGACGTTATTACACTTCCAGAGTACCAGGTGGCAATATAACAAAGTGGTGTTTTTGCAATAATGTCGATGATGGCCAACCTATGGTTCAATGCTCATATGAGAATTGTAATATTTTCTGGTTCCATATTGGGTGTGTAAATTTATTAGAAAAACCCAAAACTAGGTGGACATGTTCAATATGCAACCAGAAACTATTTCATGATTATGCCACATAAAATTTTAATGGTTCATGTTTCCATTATTTTCATAATCATTATTGAGTCCATTCactctcttcttccatttcgcactttctgcaccatggttcattcaccttacttgtcaccatttcagtgaccgttttcatctctcgtttattgaggttcatgaaactgtttgagttttttattaatattcttgattatttttttttatttagtctAGACTTGAACTTGAGTGGTTCTCCTTTTCtattgatgattctttatcagccatttctgaacctcatTTTTCGTAGCATcattagtgatgccacagaaaggttctggacCTTCAAAAGTTTCCCTCGAGCCATGTTTATTCcatatatacatacaaaagtaCAGTGTACCATAGTATACATATACTTTTAAGAGGAAATTTTGAAACTTTGTTTCCTTAATATTTTTACAATTCATTCTACGGTTGATATAGGTCAGTCTCCGAAACATCAAATAAATACATTCTTTTCAGTTTTCATATgatttattttcattaaaattgtcacaaattttttattaatatcaaaatacaaaaacaaccaaTGAGGTGTACATAAATAATATACGCTAGCCACAGTCATTATTGTAAGAATGCTActtaaagttaaaattaaatcatttgaATGCAAATTATTGTCTGGAATTGTTGAATTCTGGACATTATTTTCGTTCTAGTTGAAcacattttttgcaatttttttatgcAATCATTATGTTACTACATGATCTCTTGCTCTTGTATTGGCTTTTAAATTGTTAACTGTACTTAGTTTTTTACAAACTTAATGTCTGTATTTTACATTTCTCAATGGTTCGTTTCACTAGCTGCTTTACTTACAACTTGCTAGTTGCATTGCTTTTTTTCTATGGATGTTTGTTATTTATCAAACTCATTTGTAGATGAACTGGTAATGTTCACTAATTAGTGAACAAAAatgtcttcaataaatagatgaagtagccgaaGTCTTTGTCTTTTATTCTCCACCTTTTGACCAATAAACCTACCACTTTCGAATGATAATATTATGATttactatcttttagtaaagtcgtcccaggaacgcaactcatcaatattggcaatatcattttaaagtcttcttcaTTAAAATGTATAATCCAtgtctgaattgctgatataaatgagtcagattaaataaattattagaagaattttttactaagcaataacatttttgtttaatttaatattttgtattttgacaacacccgacttgggcgtcgaaacgttaataaaatcatttttttggtaaaattgtggcttatttcccattgaaaatagttgattataaagtACTTTACAACATAAagcaaaatgtttatttatttataaatcaaacagacaaaaatgcccaattttgtttatattatacCGATTTAACAACAATAGATCATCAGAACTGCAAGCTTCCCCACAACAAAGATttgtaaaatgatgaattcaatatttttaaaattatttaagtaTACAAAAGAGttttaattctttaaacaattagcggccaaatctgtgagtagaactttttagtttaacatatttaaaaaccaacaaaaaaagttttagaaaaatataagcttgtttgattttgtctgaaacaatgcaagttttctTGCTGTAGCTATTTATAATTCAAAACTAACTGACAACCTCGACAAcatggcatatatatatatatatcctagTTTTGGCCAAAGGTGTCATTGATTGTTTTTCGTAGTGACACTTCAGATGTGtaccaaaaattattaaaagaaatactaaaaaggcgACAATCTGGTGAAATaggttaaatttaattaaattggaACAATAGGAGGgcataaattaatcaaaacacATGCTATAAAAATTATCTTATCAACTATATTTATACCATCAGTAACATGGGTTAACATAGAAATCGGAAGTGGctctgaaaaaatattaaatttatttttaatggagcCAATAACTCTTTCTACGTGGATTCTAACCTGTgcaatgtttctagtttcttccAGCTCTAGTGGAAGCAATTGTTTTTTCCCCTTGGTAAAAGCTGGAATTACTAGCTTTGCTTGTAACACATCtaaaaattcttttattaaaaaacctcGATCTGCTATCACAATATCTTGGGGttctattttatccaaaaaacCAGAGAGCTCTACTATTTGTTTATCTGATGTTCTTCCTCCCCATGCTTTACTGATATATGAAATACAGCCTTGGGGAGTAATTCCAATAAGGAATTTAACTGTGTTATGATGTTTATAGTTTGACCATGTTTGCTGCTGGGTTAAATAACTAGCTGGTTTTTGGATAAACACCTCAAAGCAATCAATGATAATTGTGGTCTTATCATGAAAGACTTCTCTAAAGCAAGAAggcatgttttttttaataatttcccgATCTGGCCATTTTATGCTATTTTTAAATCTTTGATACATTATTGAGATGATGGTATTAAAATAGGTGGAACATGTTGATTGAGAAATGCCAAATTGGTAGGCCAAATATTTAAAATCTAGATTAAGTCTCATTTTCATCAATGTCAACAAATATTGTTGAGAGGGATCTAAAACAGTTACTGAGGATGATGGAATAAATGGTTTAATTCTGTCAAATACTGACTTcaaaacagaaaaatttaaaCCGGTATAATATAAACATTTCGGATTGTCCGTTTCTAGTGACTCGAAACTTAAAATGGTCTTATTAATTCTGCGAGTCAActcgtcaatttttttatttgcaaATTTTAATTGTTGAGCCATCTGTTCAATATCATCTGAGGTTAACTCAGTTTGAGTTTCGGTTCCAGTACTGTCTTCATACATTGCTGTAGTGTTACTTTCACTTActgtattgttttcattctgtaacaaacataattgattataaattGGGATCCTTATAGTGGAACCATATGCAAGCTTTAACAGAATTAAGCAAAAATACaacagttttaatttcaaaatatcaaactTATGACAGTTTCTTATTATAAAATCATATACTTTACATTTATACGAATCTTGAAGGTTAGTTGTGAGTCAAACTGAATACCTAGATCTTTTATAATGTCTTCACAATCCGATACAACATTGGTAACAGAGTAATTAAGGTTTTTACATGTACTGTCGACTATTATACACTGATCTCTATAATTAAAATTCCCTTTAAGAGTGTAAGCGCAAATATTTTActgctatccctaccttttctgtctttacatgacaaattatgtgtagtaaaattctcactggtatggatatgtaaacattagttgacaatgtcatcattaactttaaaaatatgGCTTTTGAaagttcttggataactgttacttgcataatggcttaaattattaattcagttaattaatatgataattttttcactagctatgtattcagtgattgtaataatttatatattgtacaacaaaaactaacaACCAATCGAgcaaaagtgattttttaataatatattgttactatagaacgcttacaattttgaacatctgtaacaacaaaatacttggatcacagaatatatactgGTGTATTCCCCGcctggatcttccataaataataaacaataaataactttttattaagttcacgtcttcaATCAATTATtcatcaaatacactatcaatattatttaatcaataactcaaaatattcctgatgccatgtcaaatatttaaaattgtcactgtcttatcaccatattctattcgactcagtgcgttgtatgataAAGATaacgaatgttcgatttggaaaatatcaccatttttaatcctgaaaaaacaaataaatatttttaaaaaatttaaatgcagaatgaaagactaaattgttatcaagggccgaaagtcccttagaataaataaaaagttttcttttgaatgagatattttaaaataaaaaacacactacattttctcttagtttttcacccctgtaacttattaaaataaacataaaagttttcagggactttcgccctcggtaataaagtaatctttcattctgcatttaaatttttcaaaaatacttattagttttctcaggttttgaaAAGAATGAATCCGATTTAAATAGCATTGTAGCCGAAACTTTGTACGGATCCCCTTAATTCCAAATCAATTTAAAGTTAATGACATTCTCTTTTAATTAGTATACCTCAATAAATGTATCATTGTCCTCTTGTGAAACCTTTGTGGAAGATCTTTTCTTTACTCTTTCCAGTCTTTCAAGGTCCTGCTTTCGTTTTACAGGTCCCCTAGAGTAACCCATATTTTGGGTTGGTATCCAATCAGGATCATTTACATCTTCAAGTTTTGCAGGTTGTcctaaaacaaaattatataacGTAGATACACAGTTAGTAGGCATTCGCATCGGGtaaaattttttgggaaaatagcttaaaacaatgtatattttcatattttccaaaaaattttacccGATGCGAATGCCTACTAACTGCCACGGCACCTacaatattttattgaaatatattaAGATTAATATTATTTCTTTATAGAAAATTATTGACAAACCTTGAATAAAATGTTTGGAACAcactttttgatattttaattttgattCTGTCAGGTCTGCTCTTCGTATGGCCCTTATCCATTTTTTTCTGCGTTTAACAGTTAATTCATTCAAGTGGATAGCATGTTTAAACTTCAGTGGTTTGGGAATAGCAAAAAAAGATACTTTATCCCTTTTCGACCtgcttccacagttcactacaaTACATGTTAGTGGCATAGCTATTACTAACtaacctaaaataataaaatacataagtaaaaaatctattttagggatgcttaatataatttattattaaactttgaaatataaaatttgttaaccTACCTTTCTTCAACCTTCCAAATTACTTAgttaaataaaactttttaagTACTTATTCTAGTTTATTgatgtaaacaatattttttattatgtcaCAGAAGTATGTTAGCAATACTTAGGCGGATATAAATATACGAAAATTACTTTAAATacttaaaaaacaatatttatcatATGCTTTCAATGTATTGCATGCCAATCGCCAGACATATTGGAATAGTTTGACAGATCGTTGGATTCCCTAATTAAAGAGAACAGGGGATTGCCATGATTGCATGTTGACTTGTTGACACAGTTGACAGTTGATAGTTCATTGGCCGAGACCCAGAAGAAGGATTTAAGATATTTTAtcacaatatttattttaattaaattaacattAAACTCCTGTATCAGTTATGGAAGTTAAAAGTAAAATTAAGAAAGAGTTCACTGAATATGACCAAACATCAGAAGGTCATCTATGGACATCAGTAGATCTCCAAAACTTAAAAAATGAACCAAAGGAAGAGCACCCAGGTGAGACTAGAAATCATTTACTAAATTTATGAACATCAGGACtgtttcaattttcaataaatttatttattagcTGTGGAAGTTAAAGTTGAAAAAGAAGAATTTGCAGAATATGTCCATAATGATATAGATAATCACCAGCTATCCACATCAATACATCTTCAAGAACTGAAGGATGAACCAGAAGAAAATCAACCAGGTGAGGCAGGAGTCCAGATAAATAATAAACATTCTGCAAATTAACCCTTTCAGGACGGGTAACCAATATATCTGATGGATCAAAAATTGCCACATGGACTACAGACCCCTATATGGGCCACCATATTTACCAGTCTCTATATACCAGTGTATGATTAATCAGCCAAAGTTTATAAATGAAACTAATAGGTAGACGACTGGTAGTTATATATCTTCTCCTTATATTAGGCCTATTAACCTGATCTTAACCGATTTTCAACTTGTATTTGTAGCTGCGATGTTGACTGccatctcgccaccttttaaagggctttcctattggtctcttgcctgttggctttgaATCACTGGCTATACAGGCTATTCTCTCACTATCCATTCTCGTTACATGCTGATTCCACTTTCGTCTATCTTCCCCACTGTACTGTGTCTTGTACATATGTGACAGAGATATTTTATTCTGTTGTTAGGTACTTATTCtatctctcagtgttttcccagttattgaccttgGCGTTCctatttctgatgttctcagtatcctcttgcttTCTGCTGTTTCACGTCTTGTTTCTTCACATACGCCATTGACACATAATTGGTTTTATTTGCTTGCTTTTGGATGCtgtctttaacatctccataactacatattttgaCTCCCATATATTCGAATCttgagacttgttcaattagttcgttgatAATCACTATTTTTCATCGTACGGGTTCCCTTGACTCTACCAAGAATTTGGTGTACCAGTTATATCGTGACTTGCTAAAGTGCCTAACAGATCACAGACCTAAACAAtggtgatgttgaaaaagtaactattcatTACAAAGTACTCATTACTTAcaaataccgaaagtaacgattactatactcagaggcaaatcgttactttgattactctgattacttcgttacttcataccaatcatatcagagcgagtaacaactattgtatctacagtagaactccaattatccggactccaattatccggatcagattgagaaaaagaaaaaatcaagtttgtaaaaaaaaattcattttactgTGATTTAGTATTGTGTGTCAATATTACGTAATGTAAACTTTGTCATTTACATATTGTTGTGTATACTGTATTGTTTTTCATAATAAATACCGTATATGTTCTCCATTGTGTTTTGCTGTAATTACGTTTTTTTCCCGGAAAAGGCctttttcgagaaaaatccaattATCCGGATTTTTGATTATCCGGAtcgggtccggtcccaattaatccggataattggagttctactgtactttgattactctgattacttcgtaccaatcgtattagagcgagtaacgactattgtatctactttgattactctgataacttcgttacttcgtatcaatcgtatcagagcgagtaacaaATATTGTATCTTCTTTGAATACTTTGATTGCTCTGACTACTTCGTAGCAattgtatcagagcgagtaacgactattaattgtatctacaaccagtacacttgattactttctataaaaaaataccaatcgtatcccagcgattaccggtactcaaatacaaaagtaacaaaagtaaatcatagtaatcaaagtaacgaatactgtaaatgattgcttgttatacagggtgagtcatgaggaattgtacatactcctacctcgtatagagacccctatggggaataacaaatgaccattaaaaagtgtctgctcccattgtttaataatatacagggcgagtttcgcattttgacagaaatttatattcgtcataatttttgaacggtcaaattgatgtgtctcttattttggtcaatcgatacactattgccacctaatcaactgatttattcaaactagaaaaaaatcaggtccggctttaaaaaaattagttcgtttgggtcttagaaaaaatttcaccctgtataagctttttgaaaactataatatgaattttaccaattagacaaataggcaattaaaataacatatttatttttttccgcacacgattgcttaattttttataaaaaaaatcaaatttgattatgaattaaaagtttggtaaagtgaaccatagatttaacaaaattaacttttattaccaaaattaattttttttgaacaaatatttaatttatgttatcaccaatcaactgatttattcaaacaagaaaaaaatcaggcctggatttaaaaaataagttcgttttggtcttagaaaaaatttcaccctgtatacgctttttgaaaactctaatatgatttttacaaattagacaaataggcaattaaaatggcatatttattttttccccacgcgattacttaattttttataaaaaaaaatcaaatttgactatgaataatttaattgcctatttgtcttatttgtaaaattcatattagagttttcaaaaaacggatacaaggtgaaattttttctaagacccaaacaaactaattttttaaatccgggcctgatttttttctagtttgaataaatcagttgattgggtgataacataaattaaatatttgttcaaaaaaattaatttttgtaataaaaggtATTTGTTTCTatatctatggttcactttaccaaactttaaCCCTTTGAATGCTGCGGACGTCATTTGACGTCTTTGATTTGCCGTGCCTACAGTGCTATGGACGTCATTTAGTTATTTTGATTTGCCGTGAAGTGCTGTGGCCGACAATTGCAGTTTCCTGCGCACGTGTTCATTTGTGGGTAATTCAAGGCGGGGCTAGCGCTTGCTGAGTAGTGGGCGGTCTCTTTACGTCTGCGTTTAGATGTTGTTATTCACTCATTGCCGATGCTTGTCCCAACACGAAAACATTGCGATTTCTATCAGTTTTACTTTAGTATTGCATCATTTTTACATCAGTATCGTCCtattagtttttataaataatggaCGAGCAGCAACCGGGGCCTTCAAAAGCGTTACCAAGACCTAAGAAGGGGCAGTTTTATACTGAAAAAGAGTTACTTGAAATTCTTACTCGAAGCGACAGTGAAGACGAATACATAGAAAATACGCAAAATGCTTTAGATTCCGATGAAGAAATGGACGTTGCTCAAGAGCCCGAAGACCAAACATCGAATAATACCTACGATTTTCTCTGGAAAAAAAAAGACCTTCTACCAAAAACATTTGCATTTGACTCGTCAGAGGTTGGTTGCACAATTGATGGGCTGACTGCTGAAAATAAACCTTTGGATTTTTGTAAAGTATTTTTTACGGACAATATAGTAAATCATATAGTTACGgaaacaaacaaattttatatttacgTTTGTGAACATGTGGAAGTATCCGCTAAGTCACGTTTGAAGAAATGGAAAGATACAGATTTCAATGAGATGTGGTTATTTTTTGGGATTACATATCTGATGCCTCGTGTAAAAAAATTGCGCCTCAGTGAATACTGGTCAACAAACACACTATTATCTACTCCAGCATTTTCTGAGCTTATGTCGCGTGACAGGTTTTTTCTGATTTTGCGAATGTTGCATTTCTCGGACAACAATCTGCCAAAAAACGGCGACAGTTTGGTCAAGATTAGAGCAGTAATAGACCACGTACGTGATGCTTTCCGAAACGCTGTCAAGCCGCATAAAGAATTGTGCATAGATGAAAGCCTTTTGCTTTTCAAAGGCCGACTCTTTTTCAAACAGTACATACCCTCGAAGAGACATCGATTTGGTGTaaagttttttgttttatgcGACGCAGTGACTGGGTACATTCTCGATTTTGTTGTCTATACTGGAGCAACAACTGACTTACAAACGAATAATTGTAATTTGGGTAAATCTGGCGATGTGGTGCTAACGCTTTTGGCACGCTATTTG from Diabrotica virgifera virgifera chromosome 5, PGI_DIABVI_V3a includes these protein-coding regions:
- the LOC126884304 gene encoding uncharacterized protein LOC126884304, which encodes MPLTCIVVNCGSRSKRDKVSFFAIPKPLKFKHAIHLNELTVKRRKKWIRAIRRADLTESKLKYQKVCSKHFIQGQPAKLEDVNDPDWIPTQNMGYSRGPVKRKQDLERLERVKKRSSTKVSQEDNDTFIENENNTVSESNTTAMYEDSTGTETQTELTSDDIEQMAQQLKFANKKIDELTRRINKTILSFESLETDNPKCLYYTGLNFSVLKSVFDRIKPFIPSSSVTVLDPSQQYLLTLMKMRLNLDFKYLAYQFGISQSTCSTYFNTIISIMYQRFKNSIKWPDREIIKKNMPSCFREVFHDKTTIIIDCFEVFIQKPASYLTQQQTWSNYKHHNTVKFLIGITPQGCISYISKAWGGRTSDKQIVELSGFLDKIEPQDIVIADRGFLIKEFLDVLQAKLVIPAFTKGKKQLLPLELEETRNIAQVRIHVERVIGSIKNKFNIFSEPLPISMLTHVTDGINIVDKIIFIACVLINLCPPIVPI